The following proteins are encoded in a genomic region of Glycine max cultivar Williams 82 chromosome 18, Glycine_max_v4.0, whole genome shotgun sequence:
- the LOC100794579 gene encoding hevamine-A, translating to MALKSAISVSFFCLVLSALANGFNAGKIAIYWGQNGNEGTLSEACATGNYDYVIIAFLPTFGNGQTPMINLAGHCDPYSKGCTGLSSDIESCQAKGIKVLLSLGGGAGSYSIASTQDASQVAIYLWNNFLGGKSSSRPLGPAILDGIDFDIEGGSNQHWGDLAKFLKGYGKQVYITAAPQCPFPDAWIGNALTTGLFDFVWVQFYNNPPCQYTSGAISNLEDAWKQWISGIPANKIFLGLPASPQAAGSGFIPSADLISNVLPAIKGSSKYGGVMLWSRYYDVQSGYSSSIRSHV from the coding sequence ATGGCATTGAAATCAGCAATCTCAGTCTCATTCTTCTGCTTAGTATTGTCAGCACTAGCAAATGGTTTCAATGCTGGCAAAATTGCAATCTATTGGGGCCAGAATGGCAACGAGGGCACACTGTCCGAGGCTTGTGCCACGGGGAACTATGATTATGTGATCATAGCCTTTTTGCCAACCTTTGGCAATGGCCAAACTCCCATGATTAATCTTGCTGGTCACTGTGATCCATACAGTAAAGGATGCACCGGCTTAAGCTCAGACATCGAGTCCTGCCAAGCCAAAGGCATCAAGGTGTTGCTCTCTTTAGGAGGAGGTGCTGGAAGCTACTCAATTGCATCCACTCAAGATGCAAGCCAAGTAGCCATTTACCTTTGGAACAACTTCTTGGGGGGAAAGTCATCATCTCGCCCTCTTGGCCCCGCCATTCTTGATGGCATTGACTTTGACATTGAAGGTGGATCAAACCAACATTGGGGTGATCTTGCCAAGTTCCTTAAAGGCTATGGGAAGCAAGTGTACATAACTGCGGCACCTCAATGTCCATTTCCTGATGCTTGGATAGGAAATGCCCTCACAACAGGTCTTTTTGACTTTGTTTGGGTCCAATTCTACAACAACCCTCCTTGCCAATACACTTCTGGGGCAATTAGCAACCTTGAAGATGCATGGAAGCAGTGGATATCAGGTATCCCTGCCAACAAGATATTCTTGGGGTTACCAGCTTCACCACAGGCAGCAGGAAGTGGTTTCATTCCTTCTGCTGATCTTATCTCCAATGTGCTTCCAGCCATTAAGGGTTCTTCTAAATATGGAGGTGTTATGCTGTGGTCAAGGTATTATGATGTTCAGAGTGGATATAGCTCCTCCATCAGGAGCCATGTCTAA
- the LOC100795098 gene encoding cullin-3A isoform X1 has protein sequence MSNQKKRNFQIEAFKHRVLMDPKYADKTWEILKHAIHEIYNHNASGLSFEELYRNAYNMVLHKFGEKLYSGLVATMTGHLKDIAQSVEAAQGGSFLEELNRKWNDHNKALQMIRDILMYMDRTYIPSTQKTPVHELGLNLWKENVIYSSQIRTRLLNTLLELVHSERTGEVIDRGIMRNITKMLMDLGPSVYGQEFETHFLQVSAEFYRVESQKFIECCDCGDYLKKAERRLNEEMERVSHYLDSRTEKKITNVVEKEMIENHMLRLIHMENSGLVHMLCDDKYEDLSRMYNLFRRVTDGLSKIREVMTSHMRESGKQLVTDPERLKDPVEYVQRLLDEKDKYDKIINLAFVNDKSFQNALNSSFEYFINLNPRSPEFISLFVDDKLRKGLKGVSEDDVEVTLDKVMMLFRYLQEKDVFEKYYKQHLAKRLLSGKTVSDDAERSLIVKLKTECGYQFTSKLEGMFTDMKTSQDTMQGFYGCHPELSDGPTLTVQVLTTGSWPTQSSVTCNLPAEMSALCEKFRSFYLGTHTGRRLSWQTNMGTADLKATFGKGQKHELNVSTYQMCVLMLFNNADRLGYKEIEQATEIPASDLKRCLQSLALVKGRNVLRKEPMGKDIGDDDAFYVNDKFSSKLYKVKIGTVVAQKESEPEKQETRQRVEEDRKPQIEAAIVRILKSRKQLDHNNLIAEVTKQLQSRFLANPTEVKKRIESLIERDFLERDDSDRRLYRYLA, from the exons ATGAGTAACCAGAAGAAGAGGAACTTCCAGATAGAGGCGTTCAAGCACCGCGTGTTGATGGATCCCAAATATGCCGACAAGACATGGGAGATTCTCAAACATGCGATTCACGAGATTTACAACCACAACGCTAGCGGTCTCAGTTTCGAAGAGCTTTACAG AAATGCATACAACATGGTGCTTCACAAATTTGGTGAGAAGCTCTACTCAGGGCTGGTTGCAACCATGACTGGACATCTCAAAGATATAGCTCAATCTGTTGAAGCTGCTCAAGGAGGTTCTTTTCTGGAAGAGCTGAACAGGAAATGGAATGATCATAATAAGGCGTTACAAATGATCAGAGACATACTGATGTACATGGATAGGACCTACATTCCAAGCACCCAGAAGACTCCTGTTCATGAACTTGGGCTGAACCTGTGGAAAGAAAATGTCATCTATTCCAGCCAGATCAGGACTCGACTATTGAATACACTTCTGGAATTAGTACATAGTGAACGCACTGGGGAAGTTATTGATAGAGGCATTATgagaaatataacaaaaatgctTATGGATTTAGGCCCTTCTGTTTATGGACAAGAATTTGAGACTCATTTTCTTCAAGTTTCAGCTGAGTTTTACCGGGTAGAATCCCAGAAATTCATCGAGTGTTGTGATTGTGGTGATTATCTGAAAAAAGCTGAGAGGCGTCTGAATGAGGAAATGGAAAGAGTGAGCCATTACTTGGATTCCAGGACAGAAAAGAAGATTACTAATGTGGTGGAGAAGGAgatgattgaaaatcatatgCTAAGATTAATTCATATGGAGAATTCTGGCTTAGTGCACATGCTTTGTGATGATAAATATGAAGATTTGAGTAGAATGTATAACTTGTTCCGTCGTGTTACTGATGGTCTTTCAAAAATACGAGAAGTGATGACTTCACATATGCGAGAGTCTGGTAAACAACTTGTTACTGATCCTGAAAGATTGAAAGATCCTGTCGAATATGTGCAGAGGCTCTTAGATGAGAAAGATAAATATGACAAGATCATAAACTTGGCATTCGTCAATGACAAGTCTTTCCAGAATGCATTGAATTCctcatttgaatatttcatCAACTTGAACCCTCGTTCTCCAGAGTTCATTTCACTATTTGTAGATGATAAACTCCGGAAAGGTCTAAAAGGGGTTAGTGAGGATGATGTAGAAGTTACCCTTGACAAGGTGATGATGCTATTCCGATACCTGCAAGAAAAAGATGTTTTTGAGAAGTACTACAAACAGCATTTGGCAAAACGGCTTTTGTCTGGAAAAACTGTTTCTGATGATGCTGAGAGAAGTCTCATAGTCAAGCTCAAGACAGAATGTGGTTACCAATTTACATCTAAATTAGAGGGAATGTTTACAGACATGAAAACCTCTCAGGACACAATGCAGGGCTTTTATGGCTGCCACCCTGAACTAAGTGACGGTCCCACGCTTACTGTCCAAGTTCTTACAACAGGGTCTTGGCCAACTCAGTCTAGTGTTACGTGCAACCTGCCAGCAGAAATGTCTGCACTGTGCGAGAAGTTTCGGTCATTTTACCTTGGCACCCATACTGGCAGGAGATTGTCCTGGCAAACTAATATGGGCACAGCGGACTTAAAAGCAACCTTTGGGAAGGGGCAGAAGCATGAGTTGAATGTCTCTACTTACCAAATGTGTGTTCTCATGCTGTTTAATAATGCTGATAGACTTGGCTACAAGGAGATTGAGCAAGCAACTGAGATTCCTGCTTCTGATCTTAAAAGATGCCTGCAATCATTGGCTTTAGTTAAGGGAAGAAATGTCCTTAGAAAGGAACCTATGGGTAAAGATATTGGTGATGATGATGCATTCTATGTTAATGACAAGTTCAGCAGCAAGCTGTACAAGGTTAAAATAGGAACTGTCGTTGCACAAAAGGAATCTGAACCTGAGAAGCAGGAAACCCGACAGAGAGTCGAGGAAGACAGGAAGCCCCAGATTGAAGCAGCAATAGTGAGGATCTTGAAATCCAGGAAGCAACTTGATCATAACAATCTTATAGCCGAGGTCACGAAGCAGTTGCAATCGCGTTTCCTGGCAAATCCCACGGAGGTAAAGAAACGGATAGAGTCTCTCATTGAGCGGGACTTTTTGGAGAGGGATGATAGTGATAGAAGATTGTACCGATATCTTGCTTAG
- the LOC100795098 gene encoding cullin-3A isoform X2, which produces MVLHKFGEKLYSGLVATMTGHLKDIAQSVEAAQGGSFLEELNRKWNDHNKALQMIRDILMYMDRTYIPSTQKTPVHELGLNLWKENVIYSSQIRTRLLNTLLELVHSERTGEVIDRGIMRNITKMLMDLGPSVYGQEFETHFLQVSAEFYRVESQKFIECCDCGDYLKKAERRLNEEMERVSHYLDSRTEKKITNVVEKEMIENHMLRLIHMENSGLVHMLCDDKYEDLSRMYNLFRRVTDGLSKIREVMTSHMRESGKQLVTDPERLKDPVEYVQRLLDEKDKYDKIINLAFVNDKSFQNALNSSFEYFINLNPRSPEFISLFVDDKLRKGLKGVSEDDVEVTLDKVMMLFRYLQEKDVFEKYYKQHLAKRLLSGKTVSDDAERSLIVKLKTECGYQFTSKLEGMFTDMKTSQDTMQGFYGCHPELSDGPTLTVQVLTTGSWPTQSSVTCNLPAEMSALCEKFRSFYLGTHTGRRLSWQTNMGTADLKATFGKGQKHELNVSTYQMCVLMLFNNADRLGYKEIEQATEIPASDLKRCLQSLALVKGRNVLRKEPMGKDIGDDDAFYVNDKFSSKLYKVKIGTVVAQKESEPEKQETRQRVEEDRKPQIEAAIVRILKSRKQLDHNNLIAEVTKQLQSRFLANPTEVKKRIESLIERDFLERDDSDRRLYRYLA; this is translated from the coding sequence ATGGTGCTTCACAAATTTGGTGAGAAGCTCTACTCAGGGCTGGTTGCAACCATGACTGGACATCTCAAAGATATAGCTCAATCTGTTGAAGCTGCTCAAGGAGGTTCTTTTCTGGAAGAGCTGAACAGGAAATGGAATGATCATAATAAGGCGTTACAAATGATCAGAGACATACTGATGTACATGGATAGGACCTACATTCCAAGCACCCAGAAGACTCCTGTTCATGAACTTGGGCTGAACCTGTGGAAAGAAAATGTCATCTATTCCAGCCAGATCAGGACTCGACTATTGAATACACTTCTGGAATTAGTACATAGTGAACGCACTGGGGAAGTTATTGATAGAGGCATTATgagaaatataacaaaaatgctTATGGATTTAGGCCCTTCTGTTTATGGACAAGAATTTGAGACTCATTTTCTTCAAGTTTCAGCTGAGTTTTACCGGGTAGAATCCCAGAAATTCATCGAGTGTTGTGATTGTGGTGATTATCTGAAAAAAGCTGAGAGGCGTCTGAATGAGGAAATGGAAAGAGTGAGCCATTACTTGGATTCCAGGACAGAAAAGAAGATTACTAATGTGGTGGAGAAGGAgatgattgaaaatcatatgCTAAGATTAATTCATATGGAGAATTCTGGCTTAGTGCACATGCTTTGTGATGATAAATATGAAGATTTGAGTAGAATGTATAACTTGTTCCGTCGTGTTACTGATGGTCTTTCAAAAATACGAGAAGTGATGACTTCACATATGCGAGAGTCTGGTAAACAACTTGTTACTGATCCTGAAAGATTGAAAGATCCTGTCGAATATGTGCAGAGGCTCTTAGATGAGAAAGATAAATATGACAAGATCATAAACTTGGCATTCGTCAATGACAAGTCTTTCCAGAATGCATTGAATTCctcatttgaatatttcatCAACTTGAACCCTCGTTCTCCAGAGTTCATTTCACTATTTGTAGATGATAAACTCCGGAAAGGTCTAAAAGGGGTTAGTGAGGATGATGTAGAAGTTACCCTTGACAAGGTGATGATGCTATTCCGATACCTGCAAGAAAAAGATGTTTTTGAGAAGTACTACAAACAGCATTTGGCAAAACGGCTTTTGTCTGGAAAAACTGTTTCTGATGATGCTGAGAGAAGTCTCATAGTCAAGCTCAAGACAGAATGTGGTTACCAATTTACATCTAAATTAGAGGGAATGTTTACAGACATGAAAACCTCTCAGGACACAATGCAGGGCTTTTATGGCTGCCACCCTGAACTAAGTGACGGTCCCACGCTTACTGTCCAAGTTCTTACAACAGGGTCTTGGCCAACTCAGTCTAGTGTTACGTGCAACCTGCCAGCAGAAATGTCTGCACTGTGCGAGAAGTTTCGGTCATTTTACCTTGGCACCCATACTGGCAGGAGATTGTCCTGGCAAACTAATATGGGCACAGCGGACTTAAAAGCAACCTTTGGGAAGGGGCAGAAGCATGAGTTGAATGTCTCTACTTACCAAATGTGTGTTCTCATGCTGTTTAATAATGCTGATAGACTTGGCTACAAGGAGATTGAGCAAGCAACTGAGATTCCTGCTTCTGATCTTAAAAGATGCCTGCAATCATTGGCTTTAGTTAAGGGAAGAAATGTCCTTAGAAAGGAACCTATGGGTAAAGATATTGGTGATGATGATGCATTCTATGTTAATGACAAGTTCAGCAGCAAGCTGTACAAGGTTAAAATAGGAACTGTCGTTGCACAAAAGGAATCTGAACCTGAGAAGCAGGAAACCCGACAGAGAGTCGAGGAAGACAGGAAGCCCCAGATTGAAGCAGCAATAGTGAGGATCTTGAAATCCAGGAAGCAACTTGATCATAACAATCTTATAGCCGAGGTCACGAAGCAGTTGCAATCGCGTTTCCTGGCAAATCCCACGGAGGTAAAGAAACGGATAGAGTCTCTCATTGAGCGGGACTTTTTGGAGAGGGATGATAGTGATAGAAGATTGTACCGATATCTTGCTTAG